A genomic window from Cytobacillus suaedae includes:
- a CDS encoding bifunctional 3-deoxy-7-phosphoheptulonate synthase/chorismate mutase translates to MMSNGLDNLREKVDELNLQLLQIINERAKLVQEIGKTKEAQGVNRYDPVRERKMLDKIIANNDGPFETSTLQHIFKEIFKAGLELQKDDHRKALLVSRKKKPEDTIVDLKGEKIGDGNAHFFVGPCAVESYEQVAAVAKVAKSYGLKLLRGGAYKPRTSPYDFQGLGLEGLKILKKVADEYDMAVISEIVNPADIEKAIEYIDVIQIGARNMQNFELLKAAGAVNKPVLLKRGIAATIEEFINAAEYIIAQGNGQIILCERGIRTYERATRNTLDISAVPILKQETHLPVVVDVTHSTGRRDLLLPAAKAALAIGADGVMAEVHPDPAVALSDSAQQMDFDQFHDFITQLKASSAVRV, encoded by the coding sequence ATGATGAGTAACGGGTTAGATAATTTACGTGAAAAGGTAGATGAGTTAAACTTACAATTACTTCAAATCATTAATGAACGTGCAAAGCTTGTTCAAGAAATTGGGAAGACAAAAGAAGCTCAGGGGGTAAATCGTTATGATCCTGTTCGTGAGCGAAAAATGTTAGATAAGATTATTGCAAATAATGATGGTCCTTTTGAAACGTCAACACTTCAGCATATTTTTAAGGAGATCTTTAAGGCTGGACTTGAATTGCAAAAAGATGATCACCGAAAAGCATTACTAGTATCAAGAAAGAAAAAGCCAGAAGATACTATTGTCGACCTTAAAGGTGAGAAAATTGGTGACGGAAATGCACACTTTTTTGTTGGACCTTGTGCAGTTGAAAGCTATGAGCAAGTTGCTGCAGTTGCAAAGGTAGCGAAAAGTTACGGGTTAAAACTATTGCGCGGTGGAGCTTATAAACCTAGAACTTCTCCATATGACTTTCAGGGGCTAGGATTAGAAGGTCTTAAAATTCTTAAAAAAGTAGCAGATGAATATGATATGGCTGTTATTAGTGAAATTGTTAATCCTGCAGATATTGAAAAAGCAATTGAATATATTGACGTGATTCAAATTGGAGCACGTAATATGCAAAATTTTGAGCTATTAAAAGCTGCGGGGGCTGTCAATAAACCTGTATTATTAAAACGTGGAATAGCTGCAACAATCGAAGAATTTATAAATGCAGCTGAATACATTATTGCACAAGGAAATGGACAAATTATCTTGTGCGAAAGAGGGATTCGTACGTATGAAAGGGCTACTAGAAATACCCTTGACATATCTGCAGTTCCAATTCTAAAACAAGAGACACACTTACCAGTTGTTGTTGATGTAACACACTCAACAGGTCGACGTGATTTATTATTACCTGCTGCTAAAGCAGCACTAGCAATAGGCGCGGATGGTGTTATGGCTGAAGTACATCCGGACCCAGCAGTAGCATTATCTGATTCTGCACAGCAAATGGATTTCGATCAATTCCATGATTTTATTACTCAATTAAAAGCAAGTAGTGCTGTTAGAGTATAA
- a CDS encoding cell division protein FtsA has product MKKSTIFALDIGTRSVVGIILNQINGLYEIADIVIKEHSERSMLDGQIHDVLAVSKVITEIKQELEAKHGQLTKVCVAAAGRALKTEKSSYKIDISLMNAIEKQDILHLELSAVQQAQISLANKQKNENSHHYYCVGYSVIRYLLDQQEIGNLIDQQGEEASVEVIATFLPKVVVESLISALNRAGLEMDALTLEPIAAINVLIPPTMRRLNVALVDIGAGTSDIAITDLGSVVSYGMVPVAGDEITEAISDQLLLDFPLAEKAKRDLYNNEKITVTDILGFETELNKQDVIEQISSSIDKLAAAITHEILLLNGDKAPKAVMLVGGGSLTPELPRRVAVMLGLPENRVAIRGIDAIQNVKLSEDIKKGPELVTPIGIAIASEQSPVQYVSVYVNNKPVRLFDMKKLTVGDCLLASGIQMNKLYGKPGIAMIISLNGQKITIPGKHGNPPTLLKNDENCTLDDEIKHGDIITVEKGSDGLKAEAKIIDLVDEIPYKTISINGKGYEIRASVYQNSVPSHVNNLIRDHDVITYEYPETIGQAITNLGLSNVVNELRHFQVSINDSTTHFPEFTRNLLKNERITSLHSPFSDGDTFCLTDASIPTAGKLAELKNLKLFETLPIFFNGEKLELRKAVNEMYRNGKPLIEDDIIHFNDHIQIISKTVEPFIFQDIFRHIDIELPTSLKGRFVLERNNQEVSFHEILTPGDHLKIVWPDTIDA; this is encoded by the coding sequence ATGAAAAAATCTACAATTTTTGCATTAGATATTGGAACTCGTTCAGTAGTTGGGATTATTTTGAACCAAATTAATGGGCTATATGAAATAGCCGATATTGTAATTAAAGAACACTCTGAGCGTTCTATGTTGGATGGTCAGATTCATGATGTATTAGCCGTTTCAAAGGTAATTACAGAAATTAAACAAGAACTTGAAGCAAAGCATGGCCAACTAACAAAGGTATGTGTAGCTGCTGCTGGACGTGCATTAAAAACTGAAAAATCAAGCTATAAAATTGATATTTCCTTAATGAATGCAATAGAAAAGCAAGATATCTTGCATCTTGAATTAAGTGCAGTCCAACAAGCACAGATATCCCTTGCAAATAAACAAAAGAATGAAAATAGCCACCACTATTACTGTGTAGGATATTCAGTTATCCGGTATTTATTAGATCAACAAGAAATCGGAAACCTAATTGACCAACAGGGTGAAGAAGCATCTGTAGAAGTTATTGCTACTTTTCTACCTAAGGTAGTCGTTGAGTCTCTTATTTCTGCTTTGAATAGAGCTGGACTCGAGATGGATGCTCTAACGCTTGAACCTATAGCTGCGATCAATGTGCTAATTCCACCAACAATGAGAAGGTTAAATGTGGCTCTTGTCGATATCGGTGCAGGCACTTCAGATATCGCTATCACAGATTTAGGGTCTGTTGTATCATATGGAATGGTTCCAGTCGCAGGAGATGAAATTACAGAAGCTATAAGTGATCAGCTGTTACTTGATTTTCCACTAGCTGAAAAAGCTAAACGTGATTTATACAATAATGAAAAGATTACTGTTACTGATATATTAGGTTTTGAAACTGAATTAAACAAACAAGATGTTATTGAACAAATTTCATCGTCAATTGATAAACTTGCTGCAGCAATTACTCATGAAATACTGTTATTAAATGGAGACAAGGCACCAAAAGCTGTGATGCTTGTAGGTGGTGGAAGTTTAACTCCAGAGTTGCCAAGAAGAGTAGCGGTTATGTTAGGACTTCCTGAAAACAGAGTTGCCATTCGTGGAATAGATGCCATTCAAAATGTAAAATTGTCTGAGGATATTAAAAAAGGACCTGAGCTAGTTACTCCTATTGGCATTGCAATTGCTTCTGAGCAAAGTCCAGTGCAGTATGTAAGTGTCTACGTTAACAATAAGCCCGTTCGCTTATTTGATATGAAGAAGCTTACTGTTGGAGACTGTCTCCTTGCTTCTGGTATTCAAATGAACAAACTCTATGGTAAGCCTGGAATTGCTATGATTATTTCGCTAAATGGACAGAAAATAACAATTCCCGGTAAACATGGAAATCCTCCAACACTCTTAAAAAATGACGAGAATTGTACATTAGACGATGAAATCAAGCATGGAGATATTATTACAGTAGAAAAGGGATCAGACGGGTTAAAAGCAGAAGCTAAAATCATAGATTTAGTTGATGAGATACCTTATAAGACCATCAGCATTAACGGAAAAGGTTATGAAATTAGAGCTTCTGTTTATCAGAATTCAGTACCATCACATGTTAATAACTTAATACGAGATCATGATGTCATTACTTATGAATACCCTGAAACGATTGGACAAGCTATAACAAATCTAGGGCTTTCTAATGTGGTAAATGAATTACGTCACTTTCAAGTCAGCATTAACGATAGTACGACTCATTTTCCTGAGTTTACTAGAAACCTATTAAAGAATGAACGTATTACATCATTACATTCTCCATTTTCTGACGGCGATACGTTTTGTTTAACGGATGCAAGTATTCCGACAGCTGGGAAATTAGCTGAACTTAAAAACCTTAAACTTTTTGAAACTCTACCTATTTTTTTCAACGGAGAAAAGCTGGAATTACGTAAAGCAGTTAATGAGATGTACCGTAATGGGAAGCCTTTAATTGAAGATGATATTATTCATTTTAATGACCATATTCAAATTATTAGTAAAACTGTTGAACCGTTCATATTTCAAGATATCTTCAGGCATATAGATATTGAATTACCTACTTCATTAAAAGGCCGTTTTGTCCTAGAGAGAAATAATCAAGAGGTAAGCTTTCACGAAATACTCACACCAGGAGACCACTTAAAAATAGTTTGGCCTGATACAATTGATGCGTAA
- a CDS encoding DUF948 domain-containing protein translates to MIIILYLSVALIAIAFLVLVIFLSRTLRSLQITLDNVAKTLSGLEKQMEGITVETTELLHKTNALATDIQEKTKKLNTVVDAVQDVGASIQRFNGSIQKVSENVSVQVERNQEKVTQVIQWGNVLIDLWDKWKDKKEVKREEHTIQRSRDYS, encoded by the coding sequence TTGATCATCATTTTGTACTTAAGTGTAGCACTAATCGCAATTGCATTTTTAGTCTTGGTTATATTTTTGTCGAGAACACTTCGCTCCCTTCAAATCACACTTGATAATGTAGCCAAAACATTATCTGGATTGGAAAAACAGATGGAAGGAATTACCGTGGAGACGACAGAACTTTTACATAAAACAAATGCATTAGCTACAGACATACAAGAAAAGACGAAGAAATTGAATACAGTTGTAGATGCTGTGCAAGATGTTGGAGCCTCTATTCAAAGATTTAACGGTTCCATCCAAAAGGTATCAGAAAATGTAAGTGTACAAGTAGAAAGAAACCAAGAAAAGGTTACACAAGTGATTCAATGGGGAAATGTATTAATAGATCTCTGGGATAAATGGAAAGATAAGAAGGAAGTCAAGAGAGAAGAGCATACTATACAACGAAGTCGTGACTATAGTTAA
- the ccpA gene encoding catabolite control protein A: MNVTIYDVAREASVSMATVSRVVNGNPNVKPTTRKKVLEAIERLGYRPNAVARGLASKKTTTVGVIIPDISSIFYAELARGIEDIATMYKYNIILSNSDQNKDKELHLFNTMLGKQVDGIVFMSGNITEDHVHEFERSPVPVVLAASIETGESTPSVAIDYKQAAYDAVTMLIGKGHRVIGYVSGPMLEPVNAVKKLAGYRQALEEANLEFNEDLVVEGDYTYDSGMEAYEKLMENSKEISAIFVATDEMALGVIHGAQDNGVSIPDQLEVVGFDNTRLATMVRPTLTTVLQPMYDIGAVAMRLLTKYMNKEEVDDHIVTLPHRIEYRNSTK; the protein is encoded by the coding sequence ATGAATGTAACTATTTATGATGTTGCTAGAGAAGCTAGTGTTTCTATGGCTACAGTATCCCGTGTTGTCAACGGGAATCCAAATGTAAAACCAACGACAAGAAAAAAAGTGTTAGAAGCCATTGAACGATTAGGGTACAGACCAAATGCAGTTGCTCGTGGTTTAGCTAGTAAAAAGACAACTACCGTTGGTGTTATTATCCCGGATATTTCTAGTATTTTTTACGCAGAGCTTGCTCGTGGAATTGAAGATATTGCTACAATGTATAAATATAATATTATCTTGAGTAACTCAGATCAAAATAAAGATAAAGAACTTCACCTTTTTAATACAATGCTGGGTAAACAGGTGGATGGAATTGTTTTCATGAGTGGAAATATAACAGAAGACCATGTTCATGAGTTCGAGCGATCACCTGTACCGGTTGTACTCGCTGCTTCCATTGAAACAGGTGAATCGACCCCATCTGTTGCAATTGATTACAAGCAGGCTGCTTATGATGCAGTTACAATGCTGATTGGAAAAGGCCATAGAGTGATTGGATATGTTTCTGGACCGATGCTAGAACCAGTAAATGCAGTCAAAAAGCTTGCTGGATATCGTCAGGCCTTAGAGGAGGCAAATCTAGAATTTAATGAGGACCTAGTTGTTGAAGGCGATTATACTTATGATTCTGGGATGGAAGCATATGAAAAACTAATGGAAAACTCTAAAGAAATTTCTGCTATTTTCGTAGCCACCGATGAGATGGCATTGGGTGTTATACATGGTGCTCAGGATAATGGCGTATCAATACCAGATCAGTTAGAAGTTGTTGGTTTTGACAATACAAGGTTAGCCACTATGGTTAGGCCAACACTTACAACTGTTCTTCAGCCAATGTACGATATTGGGGCTGTTGCAATGAGACTACTAACGAAATATATGAATAAAGAGGAAGTGGATGACCATATCGTAACGCTTCCTCACCGTATTGAATATCGTAATTCAACAAAATAA
- the ytxJ gene encoding bacillithiol system redox-active protein YtxJ, giving the protein MKKIETLEQFNAIHEENGEYLFLKHSSTCPISQSGYEEFEKFVEDHAEIPAYYLVVQEARPLSNHIAETFHVKHESPQVILFKNKDVTFHTSHWNITYDTLSKEVNNQ; this is encoded by the coding sequence TTGAAGAAAATTGAAACTCTTGAACAGTTTAATGCAATTCATGAAGAAAATGGTGAATATTTGTTTCTTAAACACAGCTCTACTTGTCCGATTAGCCAATCTGGATATGAGGAATTTGAAAAGTTTGTAGAAGATCATGCTGAAATTCCGGCATATTATTTAGTAGTTCAAGAAGCACGACCTTTGTCTAATCATATAGCAGAAACATTTCATGTAAAACATGAATCACCTCAGGTCATATTATTCAAAAACAAAGATGTTACCTTTCATACTTCCCACTGGAATATAACATATGATACTCTTTCTAAGGAAGTAAACAACCAATAA
- a CDS encoding YtxH domain-containing protein, whose amino-acid sequence MGKNDNNFLMGAIVGGVIGAATALFLAPKSGRELRDDLNTQASVVKDKTERWRNEAVDRGSELAHVAKEKTSNFTKNVNNQSSQIFDKVKEFTNAPIDDKQLVQQSEELVDEIVGLTSSIDGTDADEIRRRLEEADKALTLAESQSNTQPNSQS is encoded by the coding sequence ATGGGTAAAAACGACAACAACTTTCTAATGGGAGCAATTGTTGGTGGTGTCATTGGAGCTGCAACAGCACTGTTCTTAGCACCAAAGTCTGGTAGAGAACTAAGAGACGACCTTAATACACAGGCTTCTGTTGTTAAAGATAAAACAGAACGTTGGAGAAATGAAGCAGTTGATAGAGGTTCTGAATTAGCCCATGTTGCAAAAGAAAAAACGTCGAACTTCACTAAGAATGTTAACAACCAATCAAGTCAAATCTTCGATAAGGTTAAAGAATTTACAAATGCCCCAATAGACGATAAACAGCTAGTGCAACAAAGTGAAGAATTAGTAGATGAAATTGTTGGACTAACTTCATCCATTGATGGTACAGATGCCGATGAAATTCGTCGTAGGTTAGAAGAAGCCGATAAAGCACTTACCTTAGCTGAAAGCCAATCTAACACACAACCTAATTCACAGTCTTAA
- a CDS encoding acetoin utilization protein AcuC — MTKESVFIYSKEFLNYKFSDSHPFNQIRVELTYDLLKKLNAIDESQLIAPRMATDEELELFHDPKYINAVKLAGKGQLEKEIGLNYGIGTEDTPIFQNMHEASALLVGGTLTAVDYVLSGKSKHALSLGGGLHHGFRGKASGFCIYNDSAVAIKYIQKKYNLRVLYVDTDAHHGDGVQWAFYDDPSVCTFSIHETGRYLFPGTGNVNERGAGTGYGYSFNIPVDAFTEDESWLESYSIALREIVDFFKPDIILTQNGADSHYYDPLTHLSATMNIYREIPRLAHELAHQYCDGRWIAVGGGGYDIWRVVPRAWSMIWLEMIGETDFTKELPREWIENWQSRTTTKLPEHWFDKPDIYPPIPRKAEITEKNAQTVEKALYPIRNNKKKQGLL, encoded by the coding sequence ATGACGAAAGAATCTGTTTTCATCTATTCTAAAGAATTCTTAAATTACAAGTTTAGTGACTCTCACCCTTTTAATCAAATTAGGGTCGAACTTACTTATGACTTATTAAAGAAATTGAATGCAATAGATGAATCTCAACTCATTGCACCGCGTATGGCAACAGATGAAGAGCTTGAATTATTCCATGATCCCAAATATATAAACGCCGTTAAATTAGCTGGTAAGGGACAACTAGAAAAAGAAATTGGTTTGAATTATGGAATAGGAACCGAAGACACACCTATATTTCAAAATATGCATGAAGCAAGTGCATTATTGGTCGGGGGTACATTAACAGCTGTCGATTATGTTCTTTCTGGTAAAAGCAAACACGCTCTTAGTCTAGGTGGGGGGCTACATCATGGATTTCGTGGGAAAGCCTCTGGTTTTTGTATTTATAATGACAGTGCAGTTGCAATTAAATACATTCAAAAAAAGTATAATTTACGTGTATTATATGTAGATACAGATGCACACCATGGGGATGGCGTTCAATGGGCTTTTTATGATGATCCTTCTGTTTGTACCTTTTCAATACACGAAACTGGTCGTTATCTATTCCCTGGAACTGGAAACGTAAATGAGCGTGGAGCTGGAACTGGTTACGGGTACTCCTTTAATATACCCGTTGATGCATTTACTGAAGATGAATCGTGGTTAGAATCTTATTCAATCGCGCTTCGTGAAATTGTTGATTTTTTTAAGCCTGATATCATTCTTACCCAAAATGGTGCAGACTCACATTATTATGACCCACTAACTCACCTTTCTGCCACAATGAACATTTACCGAGAAATTCCGAGATTAGCACATGAGTTAGCACATCAATATTGTGATGGTCGTTGGATTGCAGTAGGTGGTGGAGGCTATGATATTTGGCGTGTTGTCCCACGGGCATGGTCAATGATTTGGCTTGAAATGATTGGTGAGACAGATTTTACTAAGGAATTACCCAGAGAGTGGATTGAGAATTGGCAATCAAGAACAACTACCAAATTACCTGAACATTGGTTTGATAAGCCTGACATCTATCCACCAATTCCAAGAAAAGCTGAGATCACTGAAAAAAATGCTCAAACCGTTGAAAAAGCACTTTATCCTATTAGAAATAATAAGAAAAAACAGGGTCTGTTATAA